In Candidatus Neomarinimicrobiota bacterium, the genomic window CAATGAGTTCGGTGAGTGCCTGTACGCGCTCCTCGAATCGATTTGCTAACTTTTCATTCTCCTGACGTGCTGAAAACAACTCATCAGTAATGTTCATTCCAGCTAGAATGGCTATCTTCCCCTCAGCCGAAGCAGTATTGGG contains:
- a CDS encoding cell division protein ZapA, whose protein sequence is YGKTYTIKGKADSSYISGVANYVDMKMREVDDGPNTASAEGKIAILAGMNITDELFSARQENEKLANRFEERVQALTELIDETLST